One Salvia miltiorrhiza cultivar Shanhuang (shh) chromosome 6, IMPLAD_Smil_shh, whole genome shotgun sequence genomic window, ACTCAATTTTTTTACCTTTCCCTTTGTTGCGCTTTGTCGCTTTTTGGCCTATAGGCCTAGTCGTGATGCACTGATCGGAAGATCTCGTCTTGTACCCCCCTCAAAGGCATTTATCATTAAGAGTTTAATGCATTGAAGGCTTGAGAAAATAGCGAGAAGCCCATAGGAGAAAATGTTGAGATCGATGGAAAATTTGATTGGTTGGAAAAGCAATTGTTGAAGTCATGTTCCattctttttgaagagaaagaacAAAATTTAAACTGAAAGAAGAAAGGTATAAGCGTATATTTAGATATGGTGTTAAAGTGAATGAAAGTATgaggtatttataggagaaattagataaaaagaaaaatgaaaattgttATTGCAACGACTGTTTCaggaaaacaataataataataacgatcaaattcaaaatttaaagttaTTATTAATTAGTGCTTACATAGCACGCGTCCACACAAAACACTTTCGCGCATGACTCGCAAATTCGAGCCCTTGTTCAAGCTCGGGGCACGGCAACATGATGGGTCTCACCGAGTGGGCCCGAACCTTTGGGTCGAGCCCCATTGTACATACTCTTATATTGATCATGATTATTATCTATGGAATTATTCATTTGGAATATTCAAATTTTCCCCAAAATCTCATTCAACCTCACGATAGAATATaagatttttattatttatggcCTAAATTTCCGGGTGTTTTGTAGAAATATCATGACTTGTaagatttgaaaaaaaaaagtacaagcATTTaacattcattaattaattaattatataaaataatacatattggaGGCATCCTATTCACTCTCAATTATAGGTAGCATCTCCtatattcattatttttggCTATTTTAAATCATCCATCCCATattgaatttatactaaacttcatcaatttataatctaaataaaaagCTTAATTTCCATGCATACATTAGCTCATCTATCATTTCCACATTGATattctatttaaatttaatcatagaaaaatttatataaagaaaaatacTTATactatatttcaaataaatagttttccatatttttttaataattgcaATAGTTTTTCATATTAAATTTTGAGTGGACTTtaaaaatggccactttgaaatagtaaaaataagaattatctactaaattaaaaaaaaaatggtcacacttaccattttacccttaacataaaaaaacttgaaaattatccactaaactcgaattcacaaccaagattattcttagttgtgaattatagctttaaaacttgaattcacaactaacactaattTTAGtagtgaattcaagttttaaaactcgaatttacgACTGACACTATTTCCAGTtctgaattcaaactttaaaacttgaatttacaactagcAATAGTGTTTGTTAATTCAAGGTTTagaattcgaattcacaaccaacactggTGATTCAGTtatgaattcatcaaattagttgtgaattgaagAATATTAACAACTCAAACTCACCTCTATATTAGTAGCTTCAGAATTTGATATTTTCATGCCAAAAATTTACAAAGAGAAAACAGAAACACACAAATCTACAAAAATCATAAAACTAAAAGCAAAATCTAACACTTGACAAATAAATCATTCACAATCCCAATCGTTAATCAAGTTTCCCCATCGTAGCATTCACTTGGCTCGACATTAGTTTCCCAATTGCAACATTTGGCAGATAAATCATTCACAATCCCACTGTTAATCAAGTTAacataatctctctctctctctctctctctctctctctctctctctctctctctctctctctctctctctctctctctctctctctctcacacacacacacacacacacaaacaataAGATCTGGTGGGAAAGGGGACATGGTGGTGCTGGCTGCGTTCAGAGACGCCGACAACGATTCGCCAAAAATGGGGTGGCATGCAGGGCCGGTCCTGGCAAAAATGGGGCCCTGGGCGAAACTAAAAAAATGGGCCCTCAATATATTTTTGCGCgcaaaatattgaaaataaaaatatttcattacTTATAAAAATGACTTCGTCTAGCGTTTTTACTCGCAAAATCATCTACAACATCGTCCAAATCTATGTTATCTAAAATCTCTTTTTTTATACATAATATTGCCAAGTCATTCAATCTCTCTTGGCACATTGACGATCTCAAATATGTTTTCAACAACTTTAACTTTGAGAAGCTCCTCTCAGCTGACGCAACAGTAACCGGCATTGTCAACATGATTCTATAAGCAATTGCAGCATTTGGATAACAATCTGCACTTTTCAcaaattcaagaatttcaaTAGCAGATATTGTCTCATTTGGCAAAGTcacttgtaatatttttaattccgTAAATAGATCATCTAACTTAACATCAGATAGATTATCATGGGTAAGAGCAGAGTTCAGATTAACACAACAATTTCTCAATTCATCATTATCCAATGACTTTAGAACTTTCGAATCAAATAAAAAACCAAATATATGTTCAAATGATTTCAATTGTTCAAATCTAGATTTTAAAGAACCAATTGCCATGTCCACAATAACTACAAAATATTCAATTCTAAATGACTCCTCCGGTGATAATGAAACCTCaacattttctccttcatcaaATTGTTTTTTTCTAGTAATACGACGTTTTGTTGGAAATATTGGCTCTATGTTCATATTAGATGCAATGCTTTTAGCAATATCCAAACTTGAATTAAAACCATCATttctatatttttcaaaatatgcaATTAAACCTTCTAACTGATTCATGACAGAGTTAATGCACATAGATTTTGATTGCAATTTTTTACTCACCATGTTTACAATAGATAAGATTTCATACCAAATAACCATACCAAgtagaaattcaaaattttcaattgatGTAGCTAAACTTTCAGCTTCACTTTTTGACTTTGCATCATCACAAatatcacataaatttaataaagcATCCCTCAGTTCAACACATTGAAATCTAATTGCTTTAACACTATTAATACGACTTTCCCAACGTGTATTTGACAAAGATTTTACAGTCAACCCTTCAATATTACCGAGTAAAACTTTCCACCTTTTAGTAGAACTTGAAAACAATGTATATATACGTTGTACTATTCCAAAGAAAGAAACTGCTTTCACACAAGAATGTGCCATATCACTTAAAGTTAGATTAAGACTATGGCAAGCACATGGCATGTATAACGCTCTTGGATTAATATCAAGCAACCTTTTTTGAACTCCTTGGTGTTTTCCTTTCATATTAGAACCATTATCATAACCTTGTCCCCTAACATCTTCAATATTAAGATCAAGTGATTTTAGCACATTTTGTAATTCATTAAAAAGTCATAAACCAGATGTATCATCCACCTTAATAAACTCTAAAAAATACTCTTCTATTTTCACTTTGCTATATGACATATCAACACATCGAATTATCAAAGTCATTTGCTCTTGGTGACTAAAATCTGGTGTACAATCAAGAATTACTGAAAAATATTTTGCTTCCTGAATGATAGAATAATAGCACCTGGAGGCTGGAGAAATTGGAGCTTGAGAGTTTGTAATAGGTAGCCCCAAACTTGATAGTCtgcaaattataaaaatacaattaGAAAAAGGCATCCTTATATCTATCGAATCAATACCAAATTagcattaaaaaattaatttgcaGACTACATCCTATAATCCTAAATTAGTTTAGGAATACATGGTTATTGCTTATGATAGTCTGGCTATTGCGGCTATATCATAAATTCCTCCTAATGCCAATTGCCAAACTAGCattaaaataatagaataaTTTGGCTTGAATTAGATAATGCCAATTAACTAACTTATTCGTCCTAATGCCTCCTAATGCCAGTCTGCCTTTTTTCGTGATGTATCATGTAGTTTGCCAGAATTTTTCCATGATGACTATATCCTAATATTTGCCGAAGCGGCGAAGTCGAagatattaaaaaatgaaaatcaacattaaaaatttaaaaggaTCAGAACAATCGAACAAACTTACCAATTACCAGAATCCAGATTCCAGAAGACAAATAGACAATGAGGGTACAACAACAATCTTCGCCGCTACGAACCCAAACGAAGACAATCTGTAAATTACAGTGTGAATTTTTTTGCTCAAGAACAAGAAGGACAATAATCAAAGAGTAAATTGGTGAGAAGAATTAATTTACCTCATTCTATTTATACAACTATATATGTGACTGATTCTGATTCAACGgtaaaaattgagaaattgaagAGATTAATACCTTCCCCATGAAATAAAATCGGCATCTGCAACGGCTTGAAGCAGAAGACGaagcgtttttttttttttttttttttttttccgagaATTACGCTTGGAAGTCGAAGATATCTGACGATTGGTATTTACAGATAACAGATTTTGGGCCTAATTAACAAGctaaatatttttgtttaattatggGCCTATAATAACtaatgaaatataataaaaaatttgggCCCTCAGATTTTTGGGGCCCTGGGCCGTCGCCCAGGCCCGCCCGCCCCCAGGGCCGGCCCTGGTGGCATGTGGCGATTCCCCCATAAATGGGGTGGTGAGATTTCTGGAATTGAGCGAATCAGAGAGAGATTGAATGAGAGttgagagtgagagtgagagagagagtgagagtgagagacaAGTGAGAAAAAATAGctaattttttaagtttttaatgtTAGGagtaaatttgtatttttgcacaaaaaatggctaaattttaagttttttatatgaatggataatttttatttttaataaatcaaaatggcatttttatatattgactcttaaatttatattaaacttcataGTTCAAAATCTAAAAAAGTTGtaattagatttcaatatttgaaaacataaataaaagtatataagttttttgaaataaataggaTTTTCgattgtgaatttacaactgaactgaaacagtaaattcacaaatgaacttaatcagtaaattcacaactgaactgaactcaaaccctaaaccctaaactctagttgtgaattattacgattgtgaattcacaactgaactgaactgaaacactaaaccctagttgtgaattattacaattgtgaattcacaactgaactgaactgaaaccctaaacctaaaccctagttgtgaattcacaactgaactgaaacagtaaattcacaaatgaacttaatcagtaaattcacaaatgaacttaatcagtaaattcacaattgaactgaactaaaaccctaaaccctaaatcctaaacctaaaccctagttgtgaattattatgattgtgaattcacaactgaactgaaacagtaaattcaccactgaactgaactgaaaccgtaAATGACTCAACCTataacacctctagtttgacccagtgtcatctctcaaggaaagtcttaaagggcttctaattgtatcgcaggaaaaacagtaaagaaagcagtaaagagtttgaattttaaaactgaaacttaaacttgaatttaaacttaacctaggcaagaatttaaacaactcaaattaaacctaacttaagaaattaaatacttgtaatttaaaaaccaactaatctaggcgtgaaactaaagtgcataatttaaattgcatgattgaaaagaaagcataaacataaacgcaaagcataaacatgattaaacaaaataacttgaattgaaatacaaaataccgtaaatgtcttgaacttgtaattgtgtcactcaatcacaatccaagaataaactaaaaactgaattgaaatctaacttaaaacaatgactttgaaaactatgaaaaactatgaaagcaagtaaatcctaagcttcggctGCCAAAGGAAGATCTCAAAGGCgtccaaaaattagggcaagggattgatttttacaatgaaaagtatggccctatttatagacttcaaatatctctagatcaccatggaagttgccatgcaaagtaaaactctaaaggcaataggatcgtgcaaaataaggcaactctccagctgtgacgcgctctacaagtcatctccaccctagcggaaatcgcggctctcgccagcggaatggcttccgttctggctatcgccagcggaatggtgatttctctgctatcgccagaggaacggtgatttctctggcttcacgatcccgctgtaatggacttttgcgatcccgctgctctgacttataactcctctggtgatgacttggctacactggcttcttgatttcgctgactccagagaaatggtgatttctctggcgtttgattcatctgcacttatgattccagcagcgaagtgatttctctggcgcttccgaTTTCTCTGGTGATTCCGTGCTcactttgattcctctggcttcccatttcgctgctctggcaagcgaggctttgcttctcttacatgccagagtatgcacaaaaacacgattcttagcccaaactctccaacatttgcactcttcatcttgaaaatctaaatctcctgcaaggcataaaatacaccataaaacgcaccaatttccagaagatttaacttaaaatatgcatatgcaaacccctaaaattagaacaattaggcataaatcagtaaaccctagttgtgaattattacggtTGTGAATGCACAATTGAattgaaacagtaaattcacaactgaactgaacagAAACCGTAAACTCTAGTTGTGAAccgtaaaccctaaaccctaaaatttaattcacaatcagaattttttggttgtgaattaacaaccagtcgaattcacaattaaaatttaattcacaactagaatttattttggttgtgaattcaagtagttgtgaatttgaagtttttaaagtttgaattcacggcTAAAACtggaatttattttgattgtgaattcgagttttagttgtgaattcatagatttgattgtgaattcaacaatattaagttgtgaatttatcgagctggttgtgaatttaagaacattaagttgtgaattcatcgagctggttgtgaattcatagatctagttctgaatttaaaaacataaagttgtgaatttataaatctAGCTGtgaaatttagaaaattaaacCTACTAACCTAAAATCTACCACAAATGAATTCTTGATTAAGTGaaacattaattaatcaattaatatgTAGGCTTTTGCATACTAACCAAAAACATCAAACCAACAAAATCTCCAGGCATCAAACCAAGAATATTAATTTGACTAATCTCTTTTCACACGCCAAATCTTCTACAAGTAGCCAAcaaaattcacaaacaaaagtTCAAGAAGATTTGCAATATTCGCAAACAAAATTGCAGATCTGCTTTTACaaggagagagagaccgagataAGGAAAGAGATTATAGATCTACAACACAGTACACAGATTCAAGCATCATTGAATTCATCGGGGCTGCAGAACTCGGCATCGGAGGAGAATCGAAGACGCCGCGTCTGGCAGCACAGATTGAGTAGAGGCAGAGAGCAGCGGCGCCGTGTTTGCGCAGCGGGGATGTTGCCCAGATCTCACAGCGATTTTATTCGCGCTGCATTGTTTGGCTGGAATGTGAGCAGAGGCGGCGCCGCTTTAAGGGAATGAAACCCTAGGCGGCGTGACTTTCGTCGGCGGCGGCTTGCCTCTGCGATGGAGATGTCTGCAGAGACGGCGGCGGTGATTCGCCGGAGATGGTGCGGCAAGCGGCTGATTTCCgacgccgagagagagagatggagcagATCTCGACTCGTCGATCCCTGAGCGGAGGAGCTTGTGGTGGTGCGGATTTCCGACGCCGAGAGagatggtggaggcggcggcggcagcggcgacGACGGAGGATGCTACGAGGGAGAGGTGGTGGCGGtagtgagatagagagagactgacgtgaagagagagaggagagaggcagtgagatagagagagaatgacgtgaagagagagaggagagagggataGAAGTGagtggatattttttattattttaaagtgagagttatttctgtcttttcaatcaaaaagtggatagtttttattatttttatcttagtggacaatttttatctttacaatatgaaagtggatagttttatatattaactcttaaataaatatgttattcaatttaatttggtcatataaaataaattaattaatactaagATACATGAAACAAATaagttcttcaatttaatttggtcatgtAAAATCATTTTAAATAAACCATAATTTCCGCCTTGATCTTGTATTAATCTAAATAAAAGGCTTAATTTTCATTCATACAATAGTTCATCATCATTCCCACATGgatattttattgaacttaATCCTGGAAAGatttagataaagaaatacttatcaTATGTATTAGGTATTTTATAATTGCAGTAGTTTTCCATATTAAATTTCATAAttcaaaatgtaaaaaaaaaaaaaaaattgttactaTTAAAATTCAGCATTTGCAAACCTAAAATtatagacattttttttaaataaataggctctttaattgaatttgatcatataaaaaatgatacttatatgtatttgaaataaatataggtttttcaatttaattggtCATATaaatcaattgaaataaatcgTCAGTTTTTATTATGAGTTTTTATCACAAATTGAaagatgaataaatttataaaaaatttaacacTTGgtaatctaatttttttataattgtaggTAGTCTTAATTAAAGTTAGTTtagtattatactccctccgtccatgaaagtcctaggagggagtgacacgagttttaagaaaaaatattattgagtgtattgagagttgaTAAAagatagttgagtgtattgggagtggtgaaaagatgttataattaatattgggagttgtgaaaagtgaaaagtgaaaagtaaggggattataagtggtgggatatagtccaaaaataggtaggaagttcttttgtggacgtcccaaaaaggaaagatagaaagttttttcgtggacggagggagtattatattgtattatattatattatatatgacCTTATAATTGATTAATTGCATTTAAATAGAATGAATCTATAATCATGACAAATATCATATTTAGTTTTGGCCtaaattaattgattattatattgttacaaattaaaaaattatctatatctactatataaataaagctactatttttaaaaaatattaatgagAATATGCACTCATATAGTCATATTGGGTAGTGAATCTTAATTTTCGGCCATCTATctataaaacacaaattatggtcattttttcataattttgatCCAAAATACATTTGTCCGCGCGCGCCCTTTCTCTCCCTTGGTCACTGCCCCACTGCCACTTCGCCCCGCGGCCGCGCCTTCTTTCCCTCGCCCGTTCTCGCTCACGCCGCGTTGCCCCCGCCGTCAGAAAGTCAGTGGCCGCGCACTTTTCTCTTGACACAAATGCGCATAATTGTGTGTACCTAAtgaatactcccttcatcccactgtatctgagactctttctattttgagtgtcccactgtaagtgagactctttcctttttgagtaaaattttttccttcaaacacctttttactttttcacctatacacaaaatacacttttcttaatttccgtgccaaaaaaaaggtctcacttacagtgggacggagggagtaacacaATTGACACATATTTCTCCATTTGTACCAACTGTACCATCATTCAATCTTCAATCACATTTGGCACAAATGAACATAATTGTGCCAAGTGTACTTAATGAATGAAACAATTGGCGCAAACTTACTCATTTGTACCAACTGTACCATCATAACCTGCACGCCCCAACTCGGACTTGAAGCCCGACCCGTGCGCAAATCTGATTCCGGTCCACCCTAATTATGGGCAAAACAATCATAATTATACgtaaaaatgaccaaaatttgtgttttccAACTTCCTTCAAATTTCACCAaatattctaaaataataatctaatactccctctgtccctgaaataagttcctctttttcctttttgggacgtcccccaaataagttcctctttctttctttccatttttggacaactatcccaccactaataatactttatttattcatacttttcactttttcaccacttacaatactaattataacacttttcaccttttcaccactcccaatactaattataacatatttttatccactatcaatacactttaccactttttcttaaaacctgtgtcgtcatgaaagatgaacttattttggggacggatggagtattattttataataaaatcggGGTGCTACacatattgagcaatgaaactcaattttCAGCCACCCATttgaaaaatactccctccatcccgcttcaaatgacccaaaaaaattgggcacgaaaattaagaaatgcgTGATAAAGGTGTGAAGTATGACTATCTCACAAGTTGACTCAATATTAATTgtgattaatttataaattttcgTTTGTAGAATATTAAAGCTTTTATTTTGTTAGTGTAGCACTCTAATAaatattgtataaaattaaatattttaaaattaattatgtgtcatatttatataattttaattatagcTATAACCGTGCATTGCACGGTGCACAAATTTAGTATAACATAAAACACTATTTTAGAGGGATTACAATCTATTCAGATTACAATAACAACTAATAAATCCAAATCAATTAAGACTTCACAAATAAATCCAACGAAAAATTCATgtattaattaagtaaaaggGTTGATAGACTACCGTAAATGCACGAAATATACAAAAATTCAgttgttaatttattttttatttatcaaaaatacaTACACTTTTAATTTGTAagaatttgattttaattagaattccagccatctatactatattaaaaagggagttttcaatttaaaatcaatttcaaattgatttagatggtgattttgtaaatattttaaaaaagaatgGCATTATCCAAATTGTAACCATACTCCTTGCAACATGGAGAGAGAATATCACGTCactaagtttttttttcttttcattctatcttaattatatttttcttcttttttttctttatttcaaaaaatacacaaattcaCTAATGACCAAAGTttaatatatctatcaaattaaagatcacgataataattttaatttgataggtgatatgaaaaaaataaatatagttaTCATTTGAAAGATAGAGGTTTGTTATTAAATTGCATTTGAATAATCATTTTTCTAATTTGTGTTAACGATTTATTTGAactaatttcttattttatttttctttactcagtaaaaaaattacttttcttTACTTGGACTCATTTGATCTTTTTCATGTGTATACATATATTAGAGTgactaaatataaatattttagttaTTTCTTTCTCAAATTTCCAACAATTCTACTCATTTTATCAAAATATACATGTATTTGTAATATTATATTCATtttattcagaaaaaaaaatcttatttagTGTATTTCTATATTTTCGTGATATGGTTATATGGTTATAAGCTATacaataaatagataaatttataattttttaaaatctatttAGAAAGAAATCAAATTACAATGAGTAAATTAAGGGTTATAAATTGAACTATtcaaaattgttgggaaccttgtggaatatcctaacccttgttttgatgataccaaaattcataggacttaattgtaatagactagaattgctttgaactcaagtgttagagttcggttctagtttagcttgcggtgtcgaagactgaagaacgaaggactgaagactgaagactgcagataccaactgaagtatcagttgaagaatcagttgaagactgattacttaatgcgcgcaatggactgatactaaagtcaagtatcagttgaacattcctcctaggactgatcttccaacgttcagaggaagccacgtactcacaaagtacagccgcattaaatgcagagatctcaggatatccttatctctgcagaggtcattcctatctggtggttacttttcagagacgtcacatctcctgtccatcaagagagccgtttccacccagacaaggaacctcgaagattgaagcctcagcccaaattcgaattgctctccaacggaagaaatcttgatgacgttctacgccaacggatctattcaagagttctcctacaaatagcgctcgaggatcacttcaaccttcaccgattcaacgacataagctaaagctctgccgaaattgctactcagcctaaagcttaatctccccaaagcttgaatcgaataagagaattccaaagcctaAAATcggtcactgctgattacacacattctcttagaccttaggcaaacctctgtttacccagaagccaaaggtcaaactcgcttcaaagaacttgttctttgtagtgaagttggcactcgttcaaacctcccctccaaaagagtgtttgagtgattcggagttcaggaaggtactctgactctgagtgagaagtcttagcacgggttgtgctgagcagagaaatccgacgcgagtgaagcgtgggtcctgaagaagggttttcttcagtggtacggttgtgtgcacccggcaagcacacggtttggtttgcagtgcacctgttaagcacttgcggagtggattgttggtctgatcaaccaaccgtggatgtaggaaagggtttttccgaaccacgtaaaagtctctgtgttgtttacagctttcagttttacattcttacttgtgttatttcaattgataaactgaacactgattaactgcaaagagtaacctaataaccaacaacgtgctccaccaaggctattgcgaaactaagtttaatttccgctgcgtatgatatcaatctgactgatctatcttttgatagtcaggaagagtgttatcatctctgtcttagcaaacacgactgaagcccttacgtgcatcagttaagttccaacaacttaactgataactctttactgaagagctttcagtatcagtcgtcaatcctgtttggtcaaaactgttttcagtaaaacaggagtctgtgtttgcatgcaaagtttcgttttgatctctgactgagatccctctgattgaggatttgaaaaatagcccataggtatattccccctcccatacacctattcgaga contains:
- the LOC130988847 gene encoding uncharacterized protein LOC130988847 encodes the protein MKGKHQGVQKRLLDINPRALYMPCACHSLNLTLSDMAHSCVKAVSFFGIVQRIYTLFSSSTKRWKVLLGNIEGLTVKSLSNTRWESRINSVKAIRFQCVELRDALLNLCDICDDAKSKSEAESLATSIENFEFLLGMVIWYEILSIVNMVSKKLQSKSMCINSVMNQLEGLIAYFEKYRNDGFNSSLDIAKSIASNMNIEPIFPTKRRITRKKQFDEGENVEVSLSPEESFRIEYFVVIVDMAIGSLKSRFEQLKSFEHIFGFLFDSKVLKSLDNDELRNCCVNLNSALTHDNLSDVKLDDLFTELKILQVTLPNETISAIEILEFVKSADCYPNAAIAYRIMLTMPVTVASAERSFSKLKLLKTYLRSSMCQERLNDLAILCIKKEILDNIDLDDVVDDFASKNARRSHFYK